Below is a window of Falsibacillus albus DNA.
TGGAGGTCGTTTAAAGTATTGTTAATGGGCTTTATCCCGATTCGTTTTGGGGGTTATTCACACAGACAATCGCTTGTTTTACTGCTCCCCCCGTTGTCATTACTGGTTTTTGATATTCAAAAGCAAAGAAAAAAATAAGTAAAATGACCATTCCTAAAATAACTTTTTTGATTGATATTCGCTCCAATCAATATCAAATGAAGAAATATTTACAAGTCACCACTGTATCCCTATTCACACCCACTGGCTCTCACAAAATGATTTTTTCTATTATCATCCGTACACATTCTTCTGTCGATGCCTTGGTTGTATCGACTTTCAAGTCATAGTGCATACCCTCATGAACGATAGTGGCTTGTGATGCGGCCATTCCTTCATTGCGGTCTCCGCGTTCGCGTTCACGGGCGGATGCCACGACGGGATCACAGTAGACACCGACCCACAGTACCTGCAGCCCTTCCAAGTTGGCTTTCCAGCGGTTGCAGCTTTCGACTCCTCTAAGGAAGACATCGTCAACAATGACACTGGCCCCCCTTCTGGCCATCTCACCGATTCCTTGCATCCATGCAGTTTCCAATGTGCGAAATTCTGTTCCTGGACTAACTGATCCATCTTCGCCGAATTGTATGCCGCTGTTTGATGAAAACATTGCATCAGGCATCGCGTCTACCAAATCGTCGATGCTGAACCTTAGCCATGGCGTTGGCAATGTATTTTGAAGACATTTTGCGAGCGTCGTTTTCCCAGAGCTTGATCCGCCATTGAGAATAATGATGTCCGCCATACGATTTCCCTCTCTTTCGTACAAATGAAAATTTTTCCTTATTTATACAAATTATTTCAAATTTTCTTAACTATTGTCAATGTGATATTGATGCAGCATAAACCAAATAGGAATTTGTCATTCTATGATAAAATCAATGAAGAGTTGTGAAGGAATGTACAAGGATTAGAGCTTTAAGGAGAGAAAGCAGTTGGAATCGTACCTCATAGATTTATTGAAGGCGTTGGATGATTATGCAATTGTGTTCAGCGTGATATTGAATATTATGATTAGCGTATTAGGTGTTGTACCAAGTTTTTTCATCACTGCCGCCAATATCAAGCTCTTTGGTTTTGAAAATGGATTGATCATTTCCATTTTAGGAGAAGCACTTGGGGCAATCGTCAGCTTTTATTTGTATCGAAAAGGCATGAAGAAACTTTTGGATACTCCAAAAATAAAAAACAAATATATAACCGAATTAACGAAATCAAAAGGCATCAAAGCATTTTTTATGATTATTGCCCTCAGAATATTTCCATTTATTCCATCGGGTCTTGTTACATTGGCTGGTGCAATTAGCAAG
It encodes the following:
- a CDS encoding chloramphenicol phosphotransferase CPT family protein, giving the protein MADIIILNGGSSSGKTTLAKCLQNTLPTPWLRFSIDDLVDAMPDAMFSSNSGIQFGEDGSVSPGTEFRTLETAWMQGIGEMARRGASVIVDDVFLRGVESCNRWKANLEGLQVLWVGVYCDPVVASARERERGDRNEGMAASQATIVHEGMHYDLKVDTTKASTEECVRMIIEKIIL
- a CDS encoding TVP38/TMEM64 family protein, producing the protein MESYLIDLLKALDDYAIVFSVILNIMISVLGVVPSFFITAANIKLFGFENGLIISILGEALGAIVSFYLYRKGMKKLLDTPKIKNKYITELTKSKGIKAFFMIIALRIFPFIPSGLVTLAGAISKVGMMNFSAASTIGKIPALVIEAYSIQQVLVWNWKGKVILCLFSILIVWIAFRKNRKK